The Leptodactylus fuscus isolate aLepFus1 chromosome 1, aLepFus1.hap2, whole genome shotgun sequence nucleotide sequence agactctgggtctgggcatagacacgaatgtaacagccctatagtggccccttcacagtattatgccccattttggaccacccatgaataattattattctctggtgagttttcagaccccagggtataatgatcggagacccagaggaggatgcaaacataaaaaaaaacaatgttacttacctctccctgacttcggcgcactccccgctgatttcggccatcttcaatgttggtgcAGATGTCACACGATCCAgacctgcgtcgcgacgcataatgaCGCAGGCCCAGCCCACATGACGTCTATGATGTCACCAAATAAGCTCAAGGCATGCCGGATTgcaggagagttaagtaacaggtttttctttttttctatgttccctcacctcccctaggccgccgatcattatatttgggggtctgaaaagtatttGTAATCTTTTGAATACATATAGTCTATTGTCAAAATTAAACAGGACCCATGGATGGGCAAATTATTGTTGAATTCCGCATAGTCTGACTGTGTGGTCAGTAAATTGCTTACACAATGTTTAGGAATTGATGAGTGGAACGGTCACCTTTCACTTGGATCATTCCCACTAAAAAGGTaatatataaaaaacatataccatatactaCTTAAATATTAATTTATTCAAAACTTTAGACCATAAAGTAACCAATTACACCATATGCAGTATATTAAAATTGATCAGTAAAACACATATTGCAACTGAGTTGCAGtagttgcacattgtatggacaGCCGTAGAACTGTGCAAGGAAAAATTTTGAAGCAGAACTTAGGTTCCCTACAGTCAAAGCCCCCATAGATCCTGGTAAGTTGCTGCTGTTTCCTAAGGAGACAAATTGACATCAACATCTGCTGGGGAGCTGGTAGAAGTTTTTAGGACCATGATGTTATGTGGCTTCAGTAGCAGACTTTAGGTTCCCTACAGTCAAAGCGCCCATAGATACTGGAAAGTTACTGCTGCTTCCTTAGACTGGAAATTGACATCCAACATCTGATGTGGAGTTGGTAGAGGTTTTAAAGTTCCATGTGGCTGCCAAACTGTACAGTCTCATGGTGACCACCTTATGAAAGGCACCATATTTTTCTAATAGGTGAAGTGAAATAGAGTGTCAAAGACAGTAAAGTGGTAGCGGAACAAAAATGTTAATACActggaaataatataaaatagaaatcatacatataacataatataattcTTTACAGTGAACATGTGACAATTATTTTGTTTGTGTACATTTCTGCATGGAGAATAGTTTTCTGCTTCTTTCTAAAAATTGAATTGAATTGGGATTAAAATGGTGATTTGTTTGTATAATATTAatcacttccagaccgcccattggGGTTTTTACATCTGGCTTCCTTGTTCTACCAGTATGTACTGGTACGAAATTGCGCAGCTGCTGAAATGGGGAGCCAGCTTTAACTACAGCCAGAGCTTCCCTAGAGAAGACAGGGAGGGTTTTTCCATTCCCTGCCTTCCCCATTGCTGAGttcacaataaaaaaataaatctaaatataTAAAGGGGTGAAAATGAGAAGCAACAATTACCCTTTTACTaagattacattattattattatttatattacttTAATTACTAACATTGTCTTTTTGGATTCTATTTTCTGGACTAAAATACTTGGCCTGATATCCCATCCATAGTTGGATAATCACTCTTCTATGGCCAACTACAAAAAACTTGGATTTAACATTATAAGCAAGATAATTCTTAAAATAAGTTACTACGCCTATGCTCAGTACTGGGCGACTCTGCTTAAAAAGAGGTGGGTACACAGGTAACATATATTGATGAATAACCGTGTTCTTACATTTTGGCTACAATGGACCTCTGTAGTATGTGTTCAATATTACCATTGACCCTAAAAATGTACCATAGGTAGAGGAAAGTTCAAAAAGGATATCATTTAATAGTACAGTATTTCCTATATAGTAACATATTCATAAAGACCACCATGAGTTATGTGAATACCATGATGAGGTCAGAGCTTGACAAATAAAATCTCTATTGTTTTAGGCTGCTCTTTACTGAATAAACATTGTAGTAGAGCTAGAGAGATTTGTTTGAGTTTAGGACTTCCCAGTATCAGAACCACAGACTGTGCCGGAGGATATAAATAAATTACCACCAGACATGCACAGAATCCCAGGCTATTCCTAGGGAAAGTATCTATAAAGAGGAGAACCTCAGATACATAAAATGCAATGTAAAGAAGTAGGAGGCCACCAATGGTCCTAGCTGCACGTATACGAGCTTCTGCTTTTGGACTAAGATCTCCATTTGCATTCCTGTCCTCTTTGTggctgtgtgagagcagagatttAATGATGATGCCATTAGCAATTCCAATGAGAGCGAGTGGAAGGGAACAAGTTATGATGGTGCTGGGGAGCATATAGACAACATTTACTTTTGGCACGGTTACTTCTAAACTCTGATTATTAGAAATGTTTAATTGAAGGTGGTCTTTGTAACGGTACCAGGCAGCCGGTATGCCATTAGCCACTGAAGTAAAAACTGAAGCCATGAGTAGTTTTGGTATCAGATGAGAAACTCTCAATTTAAGCCAGATAAGAAATGGTTGGGTAAAAATGATGATCTGCAAGTAGTAGTAGACAGAGAGGCAAACTGTAAACCAGAAACTGGAAAATATAGGCAGAATAAGCAAAACTGTAAATAATGTATAGATTTGTTCAGAACTGTAGAGGTCACGGTCCAAGAAACTCACATAGTCATTAATAAGCATAATAATCTGGAAAAATACATTGAATGCACCAAGGGTCACCATTATGAGGTCTGATGGATTAAGCTTTCTGCCTCTGACCTTGTCAACAAAGTTCACAGAGACAATCAGTAAGTTGGTGAACACCCCAAATATTGTGCTAATTCCTAAAATAGTCATGGAGGCTACAATAAAAATAGGAGGCATCTGTCTCTCATTCACAGTCTGTGATATTCAATGACTCACAGAAAAATCAGACAGCAGTAAAATTGTTGCTGAATTGTCAGAGATCTGTATGCTTCTGCAAAAATAAGAGAATTAGAAGTAAAAAATTAGAATTATTAAAAAATTAAACTTTACAAAGTTGAGTTGTGGAAAACGCATGATATTTCAATTTGTTGGCCCCAATCTTTACATGTGGTACCCAAATAATCTTTGAGATCAAAATTTTCAAATTCATGTGGCCCCCTAACCCTTATAAAGTTAAATCTGTAACGTAACAAAGACTGAATGTGTTGTAGTATCTAAAATTTTCCACCAATAGCCATTGTCTAAGCTATTCAATATGCAGTTTGCACAAGAGATCCGATAATTTTAAGGCCAAGTATTATGCATTTGCAGTTCTATCTATCCTTGTAGTCTACAGTACCAAAACACTGACGGGATATCAGCAGACTCCACTATAGGCCAATTGAGTTTACCAGGATACATCTGGATCCAGAGACTTACATTTCCCTTTGAAATTAAAGAATTATAAGATTAATAAATATTTCTTATTCTGGAAATTCTTTTACCAGTCATAAAGAAACACCTCAGACTGGAGAAAGAAAATCCATATTAACCCAGTGTTTGCTGGTGATATTTGTTTGATTCTAACTGGGCACAGAACAATCCTGATATAACCTGGATATAGCTGTATCATTTCCCTGTACTGggttacttgtattctttattcaaattatATTATTTTCTGAATAATAATCTCTAGAACCTGAACTCAGACTACTTATATTTcataacatttttaaaaaataaaaaaaagtatattcgCCTTCTTTATGTGAGAATACAACCTGAGGATTCTCTTAAACAAGATATAGGCCATGTTGCTTAAACCAGAATTTATTTTTAAGAAGTGAGATTTGATTAAACCTGAATATTTCAT carries:
- the LOC142194123 gene encoding taste receptor type 2 member 40-like produces the protein MPPIFIVASMTILGISTIFGVFTNLLIVSVNFVDKVRGRKLNPSDLIMVTLGAFNVFFQIIMLINDYVSFLDRDLYSSEQIYTLFTVLLILPIFSSFWFTVCLSVYYYLQIIIFTQPFLIWLKLRVSHLIPKLLMASVFTSVANGIPAAWYRYKDHLQLNISNNQSLEVTVPKVNVVYMLPSTIITCSLPLALIGIANGIIIKSLLSHSHKEDRNANGDLSPKAEARIRAARTIGGLLLLYIAFYVSEVLLFIDTFPRNSLGFCACLVVIYLYPPAQSVVLILGSPKLKQISLALLQCLFSKEQPKTIEILFVKL